A single genomic interval of Roseomonas aeriglobus harbors:
- the egtD gene encoding L-histidine N(alpha)-methyltransferase, with amino-acid sequence MLRQEIEDGQASLADPQFRHDVLTGLALRPRAIPARWFYDRRGSELFEEITELPEYYPTRTEIAILADCCDELARRVPAGCAVVEFGSGSSTKTPALLECVKPAAYVPIDISGDFLRDSAAIIAERFPGIAVTPLEGDFTKPLKLPAGVGDLTKLGFFPGSTIGNMLAAGAVDLLRSMRASLGEGSLLLIGIDRIKGEDVLIPAYDDAAGVTAAFNLNLLCRINRELDGTIPVEAFRHRAIWNDDRARVEMHLEAIRDVEFTVEGRPFTIAAGETIHTENSHKYGSRDARLLLRGGGWTPVAEWTDAEDRFALILAEAQAERRAP; translated from the coding sequence TTGCTGCGCCAGGAAATCGAAGACGGTCAGGCCTCGCTGGCCGACCCGCAGTTCCGTCACGACGTGCTGACCGGGTTGGCACTTCGCCCCCGTGCGATCCCCGCCCGCTGGTTCTACGATCGTCGCGGGTCGGAGTTGTTTGAGGAGATCACCGAACTTCCCGAATATTATCCGACGCGCACCGAAATCGCGATTCTTGCCGATTGCTGCGACGAACTCGCCCGGCGCGTGCCGGCAGGATGTGCGGTGGTCGAGTTCGGCTCGGGCTCATCCACCAAGACGCCCGCGCTGCTCGAATGCGTCAAGCCGGCGGCCTATGTGCCGATCGACATTTCGGGCGATTTCCTGCGGGATAGCGCCGCGATCATCGCCGAACGCTTTCCCGGCATCGCGGTGACGCCGCTGGAAGGAGACTTCACCAAGCCGCTGAAGCTGCCGGCCGGGGTGGGCGACCTGACCAAGCTGGGGTTCTTCCCGGGCTCGACCATCGGCAACATGCTGGCGGCAGGCGCAGTCGATCTGCTGCGATCGATGCGCGCATCGCTGGGTGAGGGATCGCTGCTGCTGATCGGCATAGACCGGATCAAGGGCGAGGACGTCCTGATCCCCGCCTACGACGATGCAGCCGGCGTGACGGCGGCGTTCAACCTCAACCTGCTCTGCCGGATCAACCGCGAGCTCGACGGCACGATTCCGGTCGAAGCATTTCGCCACCGCGCAATCTGGAACGACGATCGCGCGCGGGTCGAGATGCATCTGGAAGCGATCCGCGACGTCGAATTCACCGTCGAAGGGCGGCCGTTCACGATCGCGGCGGGCGAGACGATCCACACCGAGAACAGCCACAAATACGGCTCCCGCGACGCGCGGCTGTTGCTGCGCGGCGGTGGCTGGACGCCGGTTGCGGAATGGACCGATGCGGAGGATCGCTTCGCGTTGATCCTGGCCGAAGCGCAGGCTGAGCGGCGGGCACCGTAA
- a CDS encoding twin transmembrane helix small protein: protein MNTFLALALIAAMIATLVALIRGIVTFLKTTEEELKAGPDGPTVSQVKSNKMMQFRIFFQALAILIVVVILFAAGRT from the coding sequence ATGAACACTTTCCTGGCTCTGGCTCTGATCGCGGCGATGATCGCCACGCTCGTCGCGCTGATCCGCGGCATCGTCACTTTTCTGAAGACGACCGAGGAGGAGCTGAAAGCCGGGCCGGATGGTCCCACCGTATCGCAGGTCAAGTCGAACAAGATGATGCAGTTCCGCATTTTCTTCCAGGCGCTTGCGATCCTGATCGTCGTGGTGATCCTGTTCGCAGCCGGCCGGACCTGA
- the egtB gene encoding ergothioneine biosynthesis protein EgtB: MPLAPAPAHTADAALALFAGVRALSEALVAPLSDADATVQSMPDASPAKWHLAHTSWFFETFVLRDHVAGYGLFDPRFPFLFNSYYEAEGVRHARHRRGMITRPTLDEVLAYRAAVTTAVVDAWPTLNDDARALVELGCHHEQQHQELLLTDILHLFSCNPVEPAIWPAERKVPVAMPGPVNWVESEERVVEIGHGGDGFAFDCEGPRHRALVPAHAIADRTVTNGEWAAFIADGGYSDPRLWLSDGWAWVKSEGVIAPLYWESRDGVWTRFGLDGRRAIDPAAPVTHISFYEADAYASWAGARLPTEFEWEAAAAPHAANAGNFLDAAGPVEPRPAAAAPGFFGDVWEWTGSAYRPYPGFTAAEGAVGEYNGKFMNGQFVLRGGSCATPRGHARSCYRNFFYPHQRWQFTGVRLAKDL, translated from the coding sequence ATGCCCCTCGCTCCTGCTCCGGCGCACACCGCCGATGCTGCGCTCGCCCTGTTCGCCGGGGTGCGTGCGTTGAGCGAGGCGCTGGTCGCGCCGCTCAGCGACGCGGACGCGACCGTTCAGTCGATGCCCGACGCGTCGCCGGCGAAATGGCATCTGGCGCATACGAGCTGGTTCTTCGAAACCTTCGTGCTGCGCGATCATGTCGCGGGGTACGGGCTGTTCGACCCGCGCTTCCCGTTCCTGTTCAACAGCTATTATGAAGCCGAGGGCGTTCGCCACGCGCGACATCGCCGCGGCATGATCACGCGCCCGACGCTCGACGAAGTCCTCGCCTATCGTGCCGCCGTGACGACCGCGGTGGTGGACGCATGGCCGACCCTGAACGACGATGCGCGCGCGCTGGTCGAGCTTGGATGCCATCATGAACAGCAGCATCAGGAACTCCTGCTGACCGATATCCTCCATCTATTTTCCTGCAATCCGGTCGAGCCTGCGATCTGGCCGGCGGAGCGCAAGGTGCCGGTTGCGATGCCCGGTCCGGTAAATTGGGTCGAAAGCGAAGAGCGGGTCGTCGAGATCGGACATGGCGGCGACGGCTTCGCCTTCGACTGCGAAGGGCCGCGTCACCGCGCGTTGGTGCCCGCGCATGCGATCGCCGATCGAACCGTCACCAACGGCGAATGGGCCGCGTTCATCGCCGACGGTGGCTATTCCGATCCGCGGCTGTGGCTGAGCGACGGTTGGGCCTGGGTCAAAAGCGAAGGCGTCATCGCGCCGCTCTATTGGGAATCGCGCGACGGAGTCTGGACCCGCTTCGGGCTCGACGGCCGCCGCGCGATCGATCCGGCCGCACCGGTCACGCACATCAGCTTCTACGAGGCGGATGCCTATGCCAGCTGGGCCGGCGCGCGATTGCCGACCGAATTCGAATGGGAGGCCGCCGCGGCGCCCCACGCCGCCAATGCCGGCAATTTCCTCGACGCCGCCGGCCCGGTCGAACCGCGCCCGGCCGCGGCCGCCCCGGGCTTCTTCGGTGACGTCTGGGAATGGACCGGCAGCGCCTACCGCCCGTATCCGGGCTTTACCGCAGCCGAGGGTGCGGTCGGCGAATATAATGGCAAGTTCATGAACGGACAGTTCGTCCTGCGCGGCGGGTCGTGCGCCACGCCGCGCGGCCATGCGCGATCCTGCTACCGCAATTTCTTCTACCCCCATCAGCGCTGGCAGTTCACCGGCGTCCGTCTTGCAAAGGACCTCTGA
- a CDS encoding cob(I)yrinic acid a,c-diamide adenosyltransferase gives MVKLNRIYTRTGDTGTTGLVDGSRVSKADARMEAIGDVDEANSAIGVARTALDDGPVAEELARIQNDMFDLGADLATPGDIPGALRVTPAQVARLERAIDMLNAELEPLTSFILPGGVPAAAHLHLARAIVRRTERAIVALAESADVGAPALAYANRLSDYLFVAGRYVNQKGHGDVLWVPGGQ, from the coding sequence ATGGTAAAGCTCAACCGCATCTATACGCGCACCGGTGACACCGGCACCACGGGTCTGGTCGACGGCAGCCGCGTGTCGAAGGCCGATGCGAGGATGGAAGCGATCGGCGATGTCGACGAAGCGAATTCGGCGATCGGTGTCGCGCGGACGGCGCTCGACGACGGACCGGTCGCGGAGGAACTGGCGCGGATCCAGAACGACATGTTCGATCTTGGTGCCGACCTTGCCACGCCCGGTGACATTCCTGGCGCGTTGCGGGTGACGCCTGCGCAGGTCGCGCGGCTCGAACGGGCGATCGATATGCTGAACGCCGAGCTTGAACCGCTGACGAGCTTCATCCTGCCGGGCGGCGTGCCGGCGGCAGCGCACCTGCACCTTGCCCGCGCGATCGTGCGCCGGACCGAGCGCGCGATCGTGGCGCTGGCCGAGAGTGCCGACGTCGGTGCCCCTGCGCTCGCCTATGCCAATCGGCTGTCGGATTATCTGTTCGTTGCCGGACGCTATGTGAACCAAAAGGGGCATGGCGACGTTTTGTGGGTTCCCGGGGGTCAATAA
- a CDS encoding glutamyl-Q tRNA(Asp) synthetase → MPAPVVTRFAPSPTGRLHLGHAYSAALAHRFARERGGQFLLRIEDIDGTRSREEHVAGIIEDLTWLGLHWDGPVVRQSARLDMYDAALDRLRGMGLLYRCVCTRADIAASLSAPHGTSGAIYPGTCRGRDVDPAVPHCWRLDVAKARQILPGTGRGTMRKMVKGGLREGSPVRPAPATTAFGGGPPPHSGEDLAWHDATAGWVRAEPAAHGDVVLARKDAPASYHLAVTVDDAAQGVTDIVRGVDLFDSTHVHRLLQALLDLPTPRYHHHPLLTDATGERLAKRTGAPTLAAMREGGMDGPAMVRDLLAGRLPKRAATS, encoded by the coding sequence ATGCCCGCCCCTGTCGTCACCCGCTTCGCCCCCAGCCCGACCGGGCGGCTGCACCTTGGGCACGCCTATTCGGCGGCACTGGCTCACCGATTCGCGCGCGAGCGGGGTGGGCAGTTCCTGCTGCGGATCGAGGATATCGACGGCACCCGCAGTCGCGAGGAGCATGTCGCAGGAATTATCGAGGATCTGACGTGGCTCGGGCTCCACTGGGACGGGCCGGTGGTGCGGCAGTCGGCGCGGCTGGACATGTATGATGCGGCGCTCGATCGGTTGCGGGGGATGGGCCTGCTCTACCGCTGCGTGTGCACGCGCGCGGATATCGCCGCGAGTTTGTCCGCGCCGCATGGGACCTCGGGCGCGATCTATCCGGGGACGTGCCGGGGGCGCGACGTCGACCCGGCGGTCCCGCATTGCTGGCGGCTGGATGTGGCGAAAGCCCGGCAAATCCTCCCCGGCACGGGGAGGGGAACCATGCGCAAGATGGTGAAGGGGGGGCTCCGCGAAGGTAGCCCTGTGCGGCCCGCCCCCGCCACCACCGCCTTCGGCGGCGGTCCCCCTCCCCATTCTGGGGAGGATCTTGCTTGGCACGACGCGACGGCCGGTTGGGTCCGCGCTGAACCTGCCGCCCATGGCGACGTCGTCCTTGCCCGCAAGGATGCGCCGGCCAGCTATCACCTTGCGGTCACTGTCGATGACGCCGCGCAAGGCGTCACCGATATCGTACGCGGGGTCGATCTGTTCGACAGTACGCATGTCCACCGCCTGCTCCAGGCGCTGCTCGACCTGCCGACGCCGCGCTATCATCATCATCCGCTGCTGACCGATGCGACCGGCGAGCGGCTTGCCAAGCGCACCGGCGCGCCGACGCTGGCGGCGATGCGGGAAGGCGGCATGGACGGGCCGGCGATGGTACGCGATCTGCTCGCCGGGCGCCTTCCCAAGCGGGCTGCGACTTCCTAG
- a CDS encoding DUF1176 domain-containing protein, translating to MTRIPALLAISLSVLPATAPAQVAPKPGAMKTFGDWTVGCDNANRCMMLSLAPEDGDAPPTTLLVARDAGRDAGFRVTVEPEDGRPRGLGVDDKPLVAGKVDYDGPPASAIVTAMANGRTLQIRNAAGKSESLLSLRGASAALRYIDSQQGRAGTVTAAVAKGSAPAARVPSAPALPVVTAITPAGVAARPTAAQVATMRKVAECDLEGFAGDSAPELHALGGGATLVLVPCSAGAYNITSAAFVLRGGKVAPARADVPTGFGEDGLTAGPAMLVNAGFGDGVLSSYAKGRGIGDCGVSQNFVWDGMRLRLTEQAEMSECRGNTGLATTWRATVRRK from the coding sequence ATGACACGCATTCCCGCCCTGCTCGCGATTTCGCTCAGCGTCCTGCCGGCGACCGCGCCGGCACAAGTCGCCCCCAAGCCGGGGGCAATGAAGACTTTCGGCGACTGGACGGTGGGCTGCGACAACGCCAATCGCTGTATGATGCTGTCGCTGGCGCCCGAGGACGGCGACGCGCCGCCGACGACTTTGCTCGTGGCGCGCGACGCCGGCAGAGATGCCGGGTTTCGTGTGACCGTCGAGCCCGAGGACGGCCGCCCGCGCGGACTGGGGGTCGACGACAAGCCGCTGGTGGCGGGCAAGGTCGATTACGACGGCCCGCCCGCAAGCGCGATTGTGACCGCGATGGCGAACGGCCGGACGCTCCAGATCCGCAACGCAGCCGGCAAGTCCGAATCGCTACTCAGTCTGCGGGGCGCATCGGCGGCACTGCGCTACATCGACTCGCAGCAGGGGCGCGCCGGGACCGTCACCGCCGCGGTCGCCAAGGGGAGCGCTCCTGCCGCACGCGTGCCCTCCGCCCCGGCGCTACCGGTCGTGACGGCGATCACCCCGGCGGGGGTGGCAGCCAGGCCGACCGCGGCGCAGGTCGCAACGATGCGCAAGGTCGCGGAATGCGATCTCGAGGGCTTCGCCGGCGACAGCGCACCCGAGCTGCATGCCCTGGGTGGCGGCGCGACGCTGGTGCTCGTTCCTTGCTCGGCCGGCGCATACAACATCACTTCGGCGGCGTTCGTTCTCAGGGGCGGCAAGGTCGCCCCGGCGCGGGCGGATGTGCCGACCGGCTTCGGTGAGGATGGTTTGACCGCTGGCCCGGCGATGCTGGTCAACGCCGGCTTCGGCGACGGTGTGCTCAGCAGCTATGCCAAGGGGCGCGGGATCGGCGACTGTGGTGTCTCGCAGAACTTCGTATGGGACGGAATGCGCCTGCGCCTGACCGAACAGGCCGAGATGAGCGAATGTCGCGGCAACACCGGGCTGGCGACGACATGGCGCGCGACGGTACGGCGGAAATAG
- a CDS encoding IclR family transcriptional regulator codes for MAVSKTSARDDAKAPAYSAPALEKGIDVIELLGSEPSGLSISEMATRMGRSISELFRVVVVLDRRGWLHKDPASDRYRVTYKLLEVAHRATPAQELTHVAGPLMHALATKVEQSCHLVVVNGTQGLVVLRQESPGQTGFSVRLGTSVDLVSSCSGHVLLAFAPGTVRDALLDGARGAAALRTRLEQVRAQGHESIPSARMAGVSDISCPIFGFDGHVVAALTIPFLEAIDGAPHCSQAEALDALKATTEAISTALGWYDRAAEDIVPTLSVAAPTRKRRSAAS; via the coding sequence ATGGCCGTTTCCAAGACCTCCGCGCGCGACGATGCGAAAGCCCCCGCCTATTCGGCGCCTGCGCTGGAGAAGGGCATTGATGTCATCGAACTGCTGGGCAGCGAGCCGTCCGGGCTGTCGATCAGCGAAATGGCGACGCGCATGGGCCGCTCGATCAGCGAACTGTTTCGCGTCGTCGTGGTGCTCGACCGCCGTGGCTGGCTGCACAAGGACCCGGCAAGCGACCGCTACCGCGTGACCTACAAGCTGCTCGAGGTCGCCCATCGCGCGACGCCGGCGCAGGAGCTGACGCATGTCGCCGGGCCCTTGATGCATGCGCTGGCCACCAAGGTGGAACAGTCGTGCCATCTGGTCGTCGTCAATGGCACGCAGGGGCTGGTCGTGCTGCGACAGGAAAGCCCGGGGCAGACCGGCTTCTCGGTCCGGCTCGGCACTTCGGTCGATCTGGTATCGAGCTGCTCGGGTCACGTCCTGCTGGCCTTCGCGCCCGGCACCGTGCGCGATGCCTTGCTCGACGGAGCCAGGGGCGCCGCCGCGTTGCGGACCCGCCTCGAACAGGTGCGGGCGCAGGGTCATGAATCGATCCCCAGCGCGCGGATGGCGGGCGTATCGGATATCAGCTGCCCGATCTTCGGCTTCGACGGTCATGTCGTCGCGGCACTGACCATCCCGTTCCTGGAAGCGATCGACGGCGCGCCGCATTGCAGCCAGGCCGAGGCCTTGGACGCGCTGAAGGCGACGACGGAAGCGATCTCGACCGCCCTTGGTTGGTACGACCGCGCGGCGGAGGACATCGTACCGACGCTTTCCGTGGCGGCGCCGACGCGCAAAAGGCGATCGGCCGCCAGTTGA